Proteins from a genomic interval of Solea solea chromosome 10, fSolSol10.1, whole genome shotgun sequence:
- the mettl14 gene encoding N6-adenosine-methyltransferase non-catalytic subunit yields MNSRLQEIRERQKLRRQLLAQQLGAESADSIGAVLNSKDEQKEIEETRETCRASFDSSTLSSKRKAQTDGEDTEEDLEEPKDEVEVQQLDESNPYEEVYKDSSTFLKGTQSLNPHNDYCQHFVDTGHRPQNFIRDVGLADRFEEYPKLRELIRLKDELISTTNTPPMYLQADPEHFDLQDLKCKFDVILLEPPLEEYYRESGISQTERCWNWDDIMRLEIEEISALRSFVFLWCGSGEGLDLGRMCLRKWGFRRCEDICWIKTNKNNPGKTKALDPKAVFQRTKEHCLMGIKGTVRRSTDGDFIHANVDIDLIITEEPEMGNVEKPVEIFHIIEHFCLGRRRLHLFGRDSTIRPGWLTVGPTLTNSNFNPEAYASHFGVPNNHLSGCTEEIERLRPKSPPAKLKSDRGGGAARGGRGGSNAGRGGDRGRERNRPNFRGDRGGFRGRGGLHRGFPPR; encoded by the exons ATGAACAGTCGTCTGCAAGAAATCCGCGAACGACAAAAGCTGAGACGCCAGCTTTTGGCACAACAG TTGGGAGCTGAAAGTGCAGACAGCATTGGAGCTGTCCTAAACAGTAAAGATGAACAAAAAGAGATAGAAGAAACAAGAGAAACATGCAG AGCTTCATTTGATAGCTCAACACTGTCTTCCAAAAGAAAGGCACAAACAGAtggagaggacacagaggaagatCTGGAGGAACCGAAG GATGAAGTGGAGGTGCAGCAGTTGGATGAAAGCAACCCCTATGAGGAGGTGTATAAGGACTCAAGTACATTCCTTAAG ggtACTCAAAGTTTGAACCCTCACAATGACTATTGTCAGCACTTTgtggacacaggacacaggccACAAAATTTTATTCGAGATGTGG GTTTGGCTGATCGATTTGAAGAATACCCCAAACTCCGAGAGTTGATCAGACTAAAGGATGAACTCATCTCCACCACCAATACACCTCCCAT GTACCTCCAAGCTGATCCTGAACACTTTGACCTGCAAGATTTGAAGTGCAAGTTTGATGTTATTTTGCTCGAACCACCGTTAGAAGAGTACTACAGAGAATCAGGCATCAGCCAGACTGAACGCTGCTGGAATTGGGATGAT ATCATGAGACTTGAAATTGAGGAGATCTCAGCCCTGCgttcctttgtttttctgtggtgtGGCTCCGGTGAAGGCCTGGACTTGGGAAGAATG TGTTTGAGGAAGTGGGGCTTTAGAAGATGTGAGGACATCTGCTGGATcaagacgaacaaaaacaaCCCAGGCAAGACCAAGGCACTGGACCCCAAAGCAGTGTTTCAGAGGACCAAA GAACACTGTCTAATGGGAATCAAAGGAACAGTACGTAGGAGTACTGATGGTGACTTTATCCATGCCAATGTGGACATTGATTTGATTATCACGGAGGAGCCTGAGATGGGAAACGTAGAGAAGCCTGTAGAAATATTCCACATCATTGAGCATTTCTGTCTGGGCCGCAGGAGGTTGCACCTTTTTGGGCGAGATTCAACCATCAGACCAG GCTGGTTGACCGTGGGTCCTACTTTGACAAACAGTAACTTTAACCCGGAGGCCTATGCCTCACATTTTGGAGTGCCGAATAACCATCTCTCTGGCTGCACAGAAGAAATAGAGAGGCTGAGGCCCAAATCTCCCCCTGCTAAGCTGAAGTCAGACCGTGGTGGTGGTGCAGCCAGAGGAGGACGAGGTGGATCAAATGCAGGAAGAGGTGGAGACAGGGGCCGCGAAAGAAACCGACCAAATTTCCGTGGGGACAGGGGAGGGTTCAGGGGAAGGGGAGGGCTGCACAGGGGTTTTCCACCTCGCTAG
- the LOC131466737 gene encoding mucin-2-like translates to MTSQPTTATSTLVVLTSSPLNATSPRANWTATPFTATSSPVTITSQTPTAISTPVFVTSSPLNATLPVAPFNATSQPFSTAPSSVSTMLPPINFTSSSPYVTSPTVNITFQTSIATLTPVVMTSIQLQHTTSVVVTSPIFNDTSRPIVLTSSPVNATSPPAKITPPPYTATSPPVVTTTLLIRSTLPPLTMTLPTLNGTSPSITMTSPAFTATSPPVVTTTLPIRSTLPPLTMTLPTLNGTSPSITMTSPAFTATSPPVVTTTLPIRSTLPPLTMTLPTLNGTSPSIPMTSPAFTATSQPITITSQTPSASSAPVVLTSSPLKTTSHPFNMTSPPFTATSPPVTMTSQTPTATLKPVVLTSLPLSATSQLAFLTSPAFTATSSPVTSPAFTSTSPSVTSPAFTATSPSVTVSSPPFTATSPPVTITSQNPTTTSPPVTIISQTPTTTSTTVVRTSSPRDALSPLTNLTSTPNASSLPFSATPSSSRTILPPFNLTSSAPYITSPPVTMTSQTPTATSTPVVLASSPLSTTSTLANLTSPQFTATSPPVTMTSQTPSATSATVVLTSSPLKATSHPFSMTSPPFTTTSPPVTMTSQTLTVTSAPVLLTSSPLNVTSHSANMTSPAFTSTSPPVTSPPFAATSPSVTVTSPPFAATSPPVTMTSQTPTVTSTPVPLKSSALNPTSFPANMTSPPITATSPSVTYPQFTATSPPVTMTSQTPSATLAPVVLTSSPLIATSHPFNVTSPPFTATSPPVTMASQTPTVTSTPALLTSSTLNETSHSANMTSSAYTETSPPVTSPPFTATSPSITSPPFTVTSPLPNLTSTPFTATSPSVTMISPPFSATSPSVTMTSPPVTVTSQTPASTSTPVVLTSSLLNATSYPSNMTSLAFNATSPPVTIISQTPTTTSKPVVLTSSPLNATSHQANLTSLPFTTTSPSFTMTSPQFTVTSPPVTMTSPPFTATSTSVTMTSPPLTTTSPSFTMTSPPFTATSPPVTIISQIPTTTSKAIVMTSLPLNATLPLANLTSQTPTATSTPVVLTFSTLSATPPLVNLTSPPFTATSPPVTVTSQIPIATSSPVVMTSIQPSVTSTSVVITASIFNATSTSVTVPPYTATSPPVTMTSSLLNETSHPANMTSPATTATSPSVTITSQTPTATSTLVVLTSSPLNATSHPTNMTSPSITATSLPAVTTTLTISSTLQPLTMNLSTLKGTLPPVTMISPPFNATSSSVTIPSQTPTTTSTRVVVTSSPLIATSQLANLTSPAFTATLPPVVTSTIATSSPVVLTSSPLIATSQLANLTSPAFTATSPPVVTTTLAISSTLLPLTMTLSTLKGTSLPVTMTSPQMTAVSPSVTITSQTPTATSTPVIVTSSPLKPANMTSPPITATSLPAVTTTLPISSTLQPLTMNLSTLKGTLPPVTITSQTPTTTSTPVVVTSSPLIATSPPVAMTSQNPTITTPTTSTTSTITSLTTSTTPSITSPTTSTTPTITSLTTSTTPTITTPTTSTTSTITSLTTSTTPTITSPTTSTTPTITSPTTLTTSTITSPTTSTTPTITSLTTSTTPTITSPT, encoded by the coding sequence ATGACCTCCCAACCCACCACTGCAACCTCAACACTAGTTGTCCTGACATCCTCACCACTCAATGCAACATCACCACGAGCCAACTGGACCGCCACACCATTTACTGCAACCTCATCACCAGTGACCATCACCTCCCAAACCCCCACTGCAATCTCAACACCAGTTTTTGTGACATCCTCACCACTCAATGCAACATTACCAGTAGCCCCTTTCAATGCAACCTCACAACCCTTTTCCACAGCACCCTCATCTGTCAGTACGATGTTACCTCCTATCAATTTCACCTCTTCATCCCCCTATGTAACCTCACCTACAGTCAACATCACCTTCCAAACCTCCATTGCAACCTTAACTCCAGTTGTCATGACGTCAATACAACTGCAACATACAACATCAGTTGTAGTAACTTCCCCCATCTTCAATGACACCTCACGACCCATTGTCCTGACATCTTCACCTGTCAATGCAACTTCACCACCAGCCAAAATTACCCCCCCGCCATATACTGCAACCTCACCCCCAGTTGTCACAACCACTTTACTCATCAGGTCAACTTTACCACCGCTTACAATGACCCTCCCAACACTTAATGGAACCTCACCATCAATCACCATGACATCCCCAGCATTTACTGCAACCTCACCCCCAGTTGTCACAACCACTTTACCCATCAGGTCAACTTTACCACCGCTTACAATGACCCTCCCAACACTTAATGGAACCTCACCATCAATCACCATGACATCCCCAGCATTTACTGCAACCTCACCCCCAGTTGTCACAACCACTTTACCCATCAGGTCAACTTTACCACCGCTTACAATGACCCTCCCAACACTTAATGGAACCTCACCATCAATCCCCATGACATCCCCAGCATTTACTGCAACCTCACAACCAATCACCATCACCTCCCAAACCCCCAGTGCAAGCTCAGCACCAGTTGTCCTGACATCCTCACCACTCAAGACAACCTCACATCCATTCAACATGACTTCCCCACCATTTACTGCAACCTCACCACCAGTCACCATGACCTCCCAAACCCCCACTGCAACCTTAAAACCAGTTGTCCTGACATCCTTACCACTCAGTGCAACTTCACAGCTAGCCTTCTTGACCTCACCAGCATTTACTGCAACATCATCACCAGTTACCTCCCCAGCATTTACTTCAACCTCACCATCTGTCACCTCTCCAGCATTTACTGCAACCTCACCATCTGTCACTGTGAGCTCCCCACCATTTACTGCAACCTCACCACCAGTGACAATAACTTCCCAAAACCCTACAACAACCTCACCACCAGTCACCATCATCTCCCAAACCCCCACCACAACCTCAACAACAGTTGTCCGAACATCCTCACCACGAGATGCATTATCACCACTCACTAACTTGACCTCTACCCCCAATGCATCCTCACTACCCTTTTCCGCAACACCCTCATCTTCCAGGACCATCTTACCTCCTTTCAATTTGACCTCCTCAGCCCCATATATAACCTCACCACCAGTCACAATGACCTCCCAAACCCCAACTGCAACCTCAACACCAGTTGTCCTGGCATCCTCACCACTCAGTACAACATCAACACTAGCCAACTTGACCTCTCCGCAATTTACTGCAACCTCACCACCAGTGACAATGACCTCCCAAACCCCCAGTGCAACCTCAGCAACAGTTGTCCTGACATCCTCACCACTCAAGGCAACCTCACATCCATTCAGTATGACTTCCCCACCATTTACTACAACCTCACCGCCAGTCACCATGACCTCCCAAACCCTCACTGTAACCTCAGCACCAGTTCTCCTGACATCCTCACCACTCAACGTAACATCACATTCAGCTAACATGACCTCCCCAGCATTTACTTCAACCTCACCACCAGTCACCTCCCCCCCATTTGCTGCAACCTCACCATCTGTAACCGTGACCTCCCCACCATTTGCTGCAACCTCACCACCAGTGACCATGACCTCCCAAACCCCCACTGTAACCTCAACACCAGTTCCCCTGAAATCCTCAGCACTAAATCCAACCTCATTTCCAGCCAATATGACCTCTCCGCCAATTACTGCAACCTCACCATCTGTCACCTACCCACAATTTACTGCAACCTCACCACCAGTGACCATGACCTCCCAAACCCCCAGTGCAACCTTAGCACCAGTTGTCCTGACATCCTCACCACTCATTGCAACCTCACATCCATTCAACGTGACTTCCCCACCATTTACTGCAACCTCACCACCAGTCACCATGGCCTCCCAAACCCCCACTGTAACCTCAACACCAGCGCTCCTGACATCCTCAACACTCAATGAAACATCACATTCAGCTAACATGACCTCCTCAGCATATACTGAAACCTCACCACCAGTAACCTCCCCACCATTTACTGCAACCTCACCATCTATCACATCCCCACCATTTACAGTAACATCACCATTACCCAATCTGACCTCTACACCATTTACTGCAACCTCACCATCAGTCACCATGATCTCCCCACCATTTTCTGCAACCTCACCGTCAGTCACCATGACCTCACCACCAGTCACCGTCACCTCACAAACCCCGGCGTCAACCTCAACACCAGTTGTCCTGACATCCTCACTACTCAATGCAACCTCATATCCATCCAACATGACATCCCTAGCATTTAATGCAACCTCACCACCAGTCACCATCATCTCCCAAACCCCCACTACAACCTCAAAACCAGTTGTCCTGACATCCTCACCACTAAATGCAACATCACACCAAGCCAACTTGACCTCCCTACCATTTACTACAACCTCACCATCATTCACCATGACCTCCCCACAATTTACTGTAACCTCACCACCAGTCACCATGACCTCCCCACCATTTACTGCAACCTCAACATCAGTCACCATGACCTCCCCACCATTAACTACAACCTCACCATCATTCACCATGACCTCTCCACCATTTACTGCAACCTCACCACCAGTCACCATCATCTCCCAAATCCCCACGACAACCTCAAAAGCAATAGTCATGACATCCTTACCACTCAATGCAACATTACCACTAGCCAACTTAACCTCCCAAACCCCCACTGCAACCTCAACACCAGTTGTCCTGACATTCTCAACACTCAGTGCCACACCACCGCTAGTCAACTTGACCTCCCCACCATTTACTGCAACCTCACCACCAGTCACTGTCACCTCCCAAATTCCCATTGCAACCTCAAGTCCAGTTGTCATGACATCAATACAACCCAGTGTCACATCAACATCAGTTGTAATAACAGCCTCCATCTTCAATGCAACCTCAACATCAGTCACCGTCCCCCCATATACTGCAACTTCACCACCAGTGACCATGACATCCTCACTACTCAATGAAACCTCACATCCAGCCAACATGACTTCCCCAGCAACTACTGCAACCTCACCATCAGTCACCATCACCTCCCAAACCCCCACTGCAACCTCAACACTTGTTGTTTTGACATCCTCACCACTCAATGCAACCTCACATCCAACCAACATGACCTCTCCATCAATTACTGCAACCTCACTGCCAGCGGTCACAACCACTTTAACAATCAGTTCAACTTTACAACCACTTACAATGAACCTCTCAACACTTAAAGGAACCTTACCACCAGTCACCATGATATCCCCACCTTTTAATGCAACCTCATCATCAGTCACCATCCCCTCACAAACCCCCACTACAACCTCAACGCGAGTTGTCGTGACATCCTCCCCACTAATTGCAACATCACAGCTGGCCAACTTGACCTCCCCAGCATTTACTGCAACCTTACCACCAGTTGTCACATCAACCATTGCAACTTCAAGCCCAGTTGTCCTGACATCATCACCACTCATTGCAACATCACAGCTAGCCAACTTGACCTCACCAGCATTTACTGCAACCTCACCACCAGTTGTCACAACCACTTTAGCAATCAGTTCAACATTACTACCACTTACAATGACCCTCTCAACACTAAAAGGAACCTCACTACCAGTCACCATGACATCCCCACAAATgactgcagtctcaccatcagTCACCATCACCTCACAAACACCCACTGCAACCTCAACACCAGTTATTGTGACATCCTCACCACTCAAACCAGCCAACATGACCTCCCCACCAATTACTGCAACCTCACTACCAGCTGTCACAACCACTTTACCAATCAGTTCAACTTTACAACCACTTACAATGAACCTCTCAACACTTAAAGGAACCTTACCACCAGTCACCATCACCTCACAAACCCCCACTACAACCTCAACACCAGTTGTTGTGACATCCTCCCCACTCATTGCAACATCACCACCAGTTGCCATGACCTCCCAAAACCCAACAATTACTACCCCCACAACATCAACTACTTCAACAATTACTTCCCTCACTACATCAACTACCCCATCAATTACTTCCCCCACTACATCAACTaccccaacaattacttccctcactacatcaactaccccaacaattactacccccactacatcaactacttcaacaattacttccctcactacatcaactaccccaacaattacttcccccacaacatcaactaccccaacaattacttcccccactACATTAACTACttcaacaattacttcccccactacatcaactaccccaacaattacttccctgactacatcaactaccccaacaattacttcccccact